The proteins below are encoded in one region of Silene latifolia isolate original U9 population chromosome 2, ASM4854445v1, whole genome shotgun sequence:
- the LOC141629493 gene encoding tRNA (guanine(37)-N(1))-methyltransferase 1-like, giving the protein MHRAHDHILKQILPDGVEVPSSFETIKNYPRIKTVVNKVGSISNEFRVPKFEVLAGESDMDTEVRQYGARFKLDYGLVYWNSRLEHEHMRMVSLFQAGETICVMFAGIGPFAVPAALKGCTVYGNDLNPDSIRYLKINAEINKMHLNAGYRRNIGRGFCPGFTVTASSGRAKLKNLLFQLCFA; this is encoded by the exons ATGCATCGAGCTCATG ATCACATTCTGAAGCAGATTTTGCCTGATGGAGTCGAGGTGCCTTCGTCTTTTGAGACAATA AAAAATTATCCAAGAATTAAAACTGTAGTGAACAAAGTTGGCAGCATCAGTAATGAGTTTCGGGTTCCAAAATTTGAGGTCCTCGCTGGTGAAAGTGATATGGATACAGAGGTGAGGCAGTATGGGGCAAGATTCAAGCTTGATTACGGTCTGGTCTACTGGAACTCCAGATTAGAACATGAGCATATGAGAATGGTGTCTCTATTCCAAGCTGGAGAGACCATCTGCGTTATGTTTGCTGGCATTGGCCCATTTGCCGTTCCAGCAGCACTAAAGGGTTGCACTGTGTATGGAAATGATCTCAACCCGGATAGCATCAGATATTTGAAAATCAATGCAGAAATTAATAAA ATGCATTTAAATGCCGGATACAGAAGAAATATTGGAAGGGGCTTCTGCCCTGGATTCACTGTTACTGCTTCATCCGGGCGAGCGAAACTGAAGAATTTATTATTTCA GCTATGTTTTGCTTAA